Proteins from a single region of Gorilla gorilla gorilla isolate KB3781 chromosome 16, NHGRI_mGorGor1-v2.1_pri, whole genome shotgun sequence:
- the CRABP1 gene encoding cellular retinoic acid-binding protein 1, whose product MPNFAGTWKMRSSENFDELLKALGVNAMLRKVAVAAASKPHVEIRQDGDQFYIKTSTTVRTTEINFKVGEGFEEETVDGRKCRSLATWENENKIHCTQTLLEGDGPKTYWTRELANDELILTFGADDVVCTRIYVRE is encoded by the exons atgcccaacttcgCCGGCACCTGGAAGATGCGCAGCAGCGAGAATTTCGACGAGCTGCTCAAGGCACTGG GTGTGAACGCCATGCTGAGGAAAGTGGCCGTAGCGGCTGCGTCCAAGCCGCACGTGGAGATCCGCCAGGACGGGGATCAGTTCTACATCAAGACATCCACCACGGTGCGCACCACTGAGATCAACTTCAAGGTCGGAGAAGGCTTTGAGGAGGAGACCGTGGACGGACGCAAGTGCAGG AGTTTAGCCACTTGGGAGAATGAGAACAAGATCCACTGCACGCAAACTCTTCTTGAAGGGGACGGCCCCAAAACCTACTGGACCCGTGAGCTGGCCAACGATGAACTTATCCTG ACATTTGGCGCCGATGACGTGGTCTGCACCAGAATTTATGTCCGAGAGTGA